A single Danio aesculapii chromosome 19, fDanAes4.1, whole genome shotgun sequence DNA region contains:
- the evx1 gene encoding homeobox even-skipped homolog protein 1 isoform X2, producing the protein MDKAKEIMMRAEGGQVGTLSAKTGSNLTEAHGDPLRKLPDKPINQNILSPVPYSHSSVDDATKGHRSAKYGDVTLSSKPSLPDRDLSDIPNKDTSSSDAESDLYEEIDVSCTPESMDYPNGQGLAMGSPNHGKDVGVDNKIGSVPGSLNYGSDQMRRPRRCELAAALNLPETTIKVWFQNRRMKDKRQRLAMTWPHPADPAFYTYMMSHAAATGSLPYPFQSHLPLPYYSPLSSVTAGSATATGGPFSNPLRSLDSFRVLSHPYPRPELLCAFRHPSLYPSPGHGLGPGGSPCSCLACHAASQTNGLQHRSNNAEFSCSPTTRTEAFLTFSPAVISKSSSVSLDQREEVPLTR; encoded by the exons ATGGACAAAGCGAAGGAAATAATGATGCGCGCCGAGGGTGGTCAAGTTGGCACACTTTCTGCCAAAACCGGCTCTAATTTGACGGAAGCTCATGGAGACCCCCTGCGCAAGCTACCGGACAAACCGATTAACCAGAACATACTCAGCCCCGTGCCTTATTCGCACAGCTCAGTGGATGACGCGACAAAAGGACACCGTAGTGCAAAATACGGAGATGTGACACTTTCTAGCAAGCCTTCCTTGCCGGACAGAGACCTGTCAGACATCCCTAACAAAGACACCAGCAGCTCAGATGCGGAATCAGACCTTTATGAGGAAATAGATGTCAGCTGTACTCCAGAAAGCATGGATTATCCAAACGGACAAG GATTGGCAATGGGCTCGCCGAACCACGGTAAAGACGTCGGTGTGGACAACAAGATTGGCTCAGTCCCCGGTTCTCTCAACTATGGCTCAGACCAGATGCGAAG GCCACGCAGATGCGAGTTGGCGGCTGCCTTAAATTTACCTGAAACCACAATAAAG GTATGGTTTCAGAACCGTCGCATGAAGGACAAGAGACAGCGTCTGGCTATGACTTGGCCGCATCCCGCCGACCCCGCCTTTTACACCTATATGATGAGCCATGCTGCAGCCACGGGCAGTCTGCCCTATCCATTTCAATCTCATCTCCCGCTTCCTTACTACTCTCCTCTAAGTAGTGTGACTGCAGGTTCAGCCACTGCCACCGGGGGTCCATTCTCAAATCCCCTGCGCTCGCTGGACAGTTTTCGGGTGCTTTCGCATCCATACCCGCGACCTGAACTGCTGTGCGCCTTCAGACACCCATCACTGTACCCCAGCCCGGGTCATGGCCTTGGTCCCGGTGGAAGTCCATGCTCCTGCCTTGCCTGTCACGCTGCCAGTCAAACAAACGGGCTCCAACATAGATCCAATAATGCAGAGTTCTCGTGTTCGCCCACGACCAGGACTGAGGCCTTTCTCACTTTCTCGCCAGCAGTCATTAGCAAATCATCTTCGGTGTCTTTGGATCAGAGGGAGGAAGTGCCACTAACTAGATAA
- the evx1 gene encoding homeobox even-skipped homolog protein 1 isoform X1, with amino-acid sequence MDKAKEIMMRAEGGQVGTLSAKTGSNLTEAHGDPLRKLPDKPINQNILSPVPYSHSSVDDATKGHRSAKYGDVTLSSKPSLPDRDLSDIPNKDTSSSDAESDLYEEIDVSCTPESMDYPNGQGLAMGSPNHGKDVGVDNKIGSVPGSLNYGSDQMRRYRTAFTREQIARLEKEFYRENYVSRPRRCELAAALNLPETTIKVWFQNRRMKDKRQRLAMTWPHPADPAFYTYMMSHAAATGSLPYPFQSHLPLPYYSPLSSVTAGSATATGGPFSNPLRSLDSFRVLSHPYPRPELLCAFRHPSLYPSPGHGLGPGGSPCSCLACHAASQTNGLQHRSNNAEFSCSPTTRTEAFLTFSPAVISKSSSVSLDQREEVPLTR; translated from the exons ATGGACAAAGCGAAGGAAATAATGATGCGCGCCGAGGGTGGTCAAGTTGGCACACTTTCTGCCAAAACCGGCTCTAATTTGACGGAAGCTCATGGAGACCCCCTGCGCAAGCTACCGGACAAACCGATTAACCAGAACATACTCAGCCCCGTGCCTTATTCGCACAGCTCAGTGGATGACGCGACAAAAGGACACCGTAGTGCAAAATACGGAGATGTGACACTTTCTAGCAAGCCTTCCTTGCCGGACAGAGACCTGTCAGACATCCCTAACAAAGACACCAGCAGCTCAGATGCGGAATCAGACCTTTATGAGGAAATAGATGTCAGCTGTACTCCAGAAAGCATGGATTATCCAAACGGACAAG GATTGGCAATGGGCTCGCCGAACCACGGTAAAGACGTCGGTGTGGACAACAAGATTGGCTCAGTCCCCGGTTCTCTCAACTATGGCTCAGACCAGATGCGAAGGTATCGAACAGCATTCACGAGGGAGCAGATAGCTCGACTGGAAAAAGAGTTTTACCGGGAAAATTATGTGTCCAGGCCACGCAGATGCGAGTTGGCGGCTGCCTTAAATTTACCTGAAACCACAATAAAG GTATGGTTTCAGAACCGTCGCATGAAGGACAAGAGACAGCGTCTGGCTATGACTTGGCCGCATCCCGCCGACCCCGCCTTTTACACCTATATGATGAGCCATGCTGCAGCCACGGGCAGTCTGCCCTATCCATTTCAATCTCATCTCCCGCTTCCTTACTACTCTCCTCTAAGTAGTGTGACTGCAGGTTCAGCCACTGCCACCGGGGGTCCATTCTCAAATCCCCTGCGCTCGCTGGACAGTTTTCGGGTGCTTTCGCATCCATACCCGCGACCTGAACTGCTGTGCGCCTTCAGACACCCATCACTGTACCCCAGCCCGGGTCATGGCCTTGGTCCCGGTGGAAGTCCATGCTCCTGCCTTGCCTGTCACGCTGCCAGTCAAACAAACGGGCTCCAACATAGATCCAATAATGCAGAGTTCTCGTGTTCGCCCACGACCAGGACTGAGGCCTTTCTCACTTTCTCGCCAGCAGTCATTAGCAAATCATCTTCGGTGTCTTTGGATCAGAGGGAGGAAGTGCCACTAACTAGATAA